In Actinacidiphila yeochonensis CN732, a genomic segment contains:
- a CDS encoding non-ribosomal peptide synthetase — protein MSHTMILDRWAGHVERDGGATAVVTSGREYTRRELAAYAAGLRDRLAGGDGPVLIACADPFPVIAAILACAATGRAFGPVDVRQPAARWTAMLEDLRPTAVVSDRAGGAALAGHQVLTSGTARHIDADAVEPGPWHAADWRGLDVPDAGYVYFTSGTTGRPKGIKGSLRAVEHFLDWETTEFGIAEGARVSLLTSPGFDAFLRDALVPLRAGGSVRAVGPGAVPVAGSLAEWLEEQEVEVLHCVPTLFRTLRAAALTGDSLPRLRTVLLAGEQVRPADVAWWRGLFGDRKGLVNLYGPSETTMTKVFRRLGAEDAEALTVPAGRPMPGVEVRVLAAGEAVTGSIGEVEIRTPFPLGGYLDGRPGGFTGVHAYRTGDLGRLRPDGVLEVLGRRDQQVKVNGVRVELGEVEDALRRHPGVSDVCAAAVSEDGADAVLLAYVVAGAAVTDGELRAHAESGLAPGSRPAVYVRLAAIPRTLNGKADRRALPPPSAARVAAETADPPREGAEARIAQVWSELLHLPAVGRHDSFTLLGGDSLAIARLLDRLRSLFGVDVPLRAFVNDPTVAGLAAAVTSGSTR, from the coding sequence GTGAGCCACACCATGATCCTGGACCGCTGGGCCGGCCATGTGGAGCGGGACGGAGGGGCGACCGCGGTCGTCACCTCGGGGCGCGAGTACACCCGGCGTGAACTCGCCGCGTACGCGGCCGGTCTGAGGGACCGTCTTGCCGGAGGGGACGGACCGGTCCTCATCGCCTGCGCCGACCCCTTCCCGGTCATCGCCGCCATCCTGGCGTGCGCCGCCACCGGCCGGGCCTTCGGCCCCGTCGACGTCCGCCAGCCCGCGGCGCGCTGGACCGCGATGCTGGAGGACCTGCGCCCGACAGCCGTCGTCAGCGACCGGGCCGGCGGCGCGGCACTCGCCGGCCACCAGGTCCTGACCTCCGGCACGGCGCGCCACATCGACGCCGACGCCGTCGAGCCCGGGCCCTGGCACGCGGCGGACTGGCGCGGGCTCGACGTACCCGACGCGGGGTACGTCTACTTCACCTCCGGCACCACCGGGCGCCCCAAGGGCATCAAGGGCAGCCTCCGGGCGGTCGAGCACTTCCTCGACTGGGAGACCACCGAGTTCGGCATCGCCGAGGGCGCCCGGGTCTCCCTGCTCACCTCGCCCGGCTTCGACGCCTTCCTCCGCGACGCCCTCGTTCCGCTGCGCGCGGGCGGCAGTGTCCGGGCGGTCGGCCCCGGGGCCGTACCCGTCGCCGGCTCCCTCGCCGAGTGGCTGGAGGAGCAGGAGGTCGAGGTGCTGCACTGCGTGCCCACGCTCTTCCGCACCCTGCGCGCCGCCGCCCTCACCGGGGACTCCCTCCCCCGGCTCAGGACCGTCCTGCTCGCCGGGGAGCAGGTGCGGCCCGCCGATGTCGCCTGGTGGCGCGGCCTGTTCGGCGACCGCAAGGGGCTGGTGAACTTGTACGGCCCCTCCGAGACCACCATGACCAAGGTGTTCCGGCGCCTCGGTGCGGAGGATGCCGAGGCCCTGACCGTGCCCGCCGGCCGGCCCATGCCCGGCGTGGAGGTGCGGGTCCTGGCCGCGGGCGAGGCCGTCACCGGTTCCATCGGAGAGGTCGAGATCCGGACGCCCTTTCCGCTCGGCGGCTACCTCGACGGCCGGCCCGGAGGCTTCACCGGCGTCCACGCCTACCGCACGGGCGACCTCGGCCGGCTGCGCCCGGACGGCGTTCTGGAAGTCCTCGGCCGCCGCGACCAGCAGGTCAAGGTCAACGGCGTACGGGTCGAACTGGGCGAGGTCGAGGACGCCCTGCGGCGCCACCCCGGGGTCAGCGACGTGTGTGCCGCCGCCGTGTCCGAGGACGGCGCCGACGCCGTGCTGCTCGCCTACGTGGTCGCGGGCGCCGCCGTGACCGACGGGGAACTGCGCGCCCACGCGGAGAGCGGCCTCGCGCCGGGCAGCCGTCCGGCCGTGTACGTGCGTCTCGCCGCCATCCCCCGCACCCTCAACGGCAAGGCCGACCGGCGGGCCCTGCCGCCGCCGTCGGCCGCGCGGGTCGCCGCCGAGACCGCGGACCCGCCCCGGGAGGGCGCGGAGGCCAGGATCGCGCAGGTGTGGAGCGAGCTGCTGCACCTGCCGGCCGTCGGACGCCACGACAGCTTCACCCTGCTCGGCGGCGACTCCCTCGCGATCGCCCGGCTCCTGGACCGGCTGCGCTCGCTGTTCGGAGTGGACGTCCCGCTGCGCGCCTTCGTCAACGACCCGACCGTCGCCGGCCTCGCCGCCGCCGTGACCTCAGGGAGCACCCGATGA